Below is a genomic region from Balaenoptera ricei isolate mBalRic1 chromosome 3, mBalRic1.hap2, whole genome shotgun sequence.
aaaataataatgatgatagaaaataataattattatggaAAAATGCCTGTTTAAAAGAATTCTTAATTTTGCAATTAGGATTAATTAATTAGAATTATTAaagttaataatatttttaaagttcttaattttgctcTTTAGAATTAAGTTCCAGTTAACCCCCACTATTCATAATTAAGTTATCATTGTAGTGAAATTATTAGGTTATACTTAGTTGACAGTTACGTGAAGTTGGGGATATATTGACTTAATATTTTCCCTCATCTATTATGGTTAATTAAATGATTCATTAATATCTTAATGTCATTGCTCATTGTAGGAAGCATGCCAAACATTTGAAACTTCCTCATTAATGATAACACACATACTGACAGATTAGATATAGGTAAAGGTAGACAGGTTTAGGCTGAAGAATTATTAGGTGAAGTATAAAATGAGGCAATACTTTACTGCCAGCACCATGAATCTATCACATGGTAATTGGATGCACGTGTTAGCAGCAGTAAAACGTCACTGTCCAGTGGTCCACCTTACATGGGAATCTACTCTgagtgtcatctttgatttattgTTCCAATTAGGACATAGCGTTCAAAGAAAGAATACAACTGACCTGATTTAAAAGCAAGGAAATCTTTAAGGCCATTATTTTGTGGGTGACCCAGCTCCCTTTTAGATATCTTGAAATTTTCTATTTGTGCAAAATCTGTACTAAATAAATACTTGGTTTTAAACTAATTCTGTAAAACATTGacacattttattcattaattcggTACCAGAGTGTCGCTGGTGGCTTCCCAAGATGCAGGTATATTTTCTTACACTAATTTTAAAGGCACGTTTCTAGGTTATCACTTGTTATACCGACTGACCAGCACAGGTAGAGGTAATAGGCACTGAAAAAACAAGTCTCAAttatgaaaagtaaatatttttaatctgcCAAACCAAGTAACAAACACCATTTGTCAAATGGCAAAGGTAAATGATCTTAAAACATTGCAATATATCAATACATGAAAAATTAAGATACTTCTGCATAAAAAGCTTGAGACAAAATGAGTTTCATTACTCTGCTAGATTGtaataaaactgtattaaaattaaCATAAATCTTATGCCCAATTTTACTGGAAAATTAAAGGACAACTTTAATTTCTGGGAGGGAAATGCTAATGTTTTACTTACACTAAGCAAACATCAACTATTAATGCTGACAAATGTTGGAACAGTAATACTAAAAATGTCATCTGAATTACTCTTCATTGCAAAGTTCACAGAATTAATGTTAAGATAGATTAAAATCACTTTGAACTAATACGCATGTATTATTCTTCCTTCTGAAGCATAATAAAGACATATCATTTGTACTGCAATTTTGGATAAGTGTACAGACATTTAAGGCTTAGGAAAGATGGAGATATTCATAGGCAGCCCATAAATGTGAGGAACATTAGCTCCATTTCAAATGAGCCGTCAACTTTTTTCCAACATTTTGGCTTGTGGAAAGTCAGACATTTGGATAATAAATGGGGTTTGCCTCTGAACATTAAGGTAATTGTGTAGGAATTTAAAGTGCTCATTCAGGTTCTACCATaagttcattaaaaaatgaagaaatgaactgGAGTAAGGCTTTTCGCTCTAAACTGGGTAGTAAAAATGTAGAGGAAAAATGCATGCAATGGAGTTTCCTTCATTGTATAAGGCacaattcttcttcttttaagtTCTGTGCTTAAACATCATTTTGAAAACACCTGCTTTTAAAGAATGGTACATGCCTTTCGGTAATAGATTACTAAAATACTCAAGACCTAGAGATTGGTGTCTCTGAATTCTCATACTCCGGTATTTGGCATGTGATTTCTGCCAACTGTTTTCTTGAGTTTCTTCTAGTAGATGGTTATAAATCAGGTTTATAAAGAGGAAACTCTCTGTAATTGTGCATTTTTAATGGATTTATGATAAATCCATCAAAGTGGAGGGTCCATATGGTAGGAATGCAGTAAAGGTAACAGGACAGTGTCATGTAAACATTAAATAGTGCCTTCCACCTTCATAAATCCTCGATCCTCATGATTAAATGCTGCCAGTTATAAATTATGCAACCAAACTCTAGAAACAACCACAACTTACATGAGACACCAGTGGAAGCCATAAGTTGTATATAGGTTTTCTTCCCAGAAAACTGTTGTATATTTATTAGGAGATAATATTCAAGTCCTTATTTTCCTCAAAAATGATTTTCTTATTTAACTTCCTAAAATAAGCTCTAGTCctgattaaaaagtaataatgtaaaccttatttacaaaacaataaTCAGTCATTTCTATGTGGTGAAATACCTTTTTGATTTGCGGAGTCATTTTAAAGCTTTAGGTCTCTAAGATTTGCTCCTTTTAGAGTCATACATCAGAAGTTTCTTCAACAGCCCAATTTCACACTTGTACTTACAATCAAATTGTTTTATTACATGTGGGAACAATTAAACATTTGGCCCTCAGCTGTAAACAATTACTATATACAACGATATTCATGGATTTTTCTTAGTCATGTATTCCTACTGCCTTCTGTGAGATGGATGTATGTGTACATTGTGTGTCCATGAGCAGTTACATTCtcaaatataatatcaaaagagAGATTTCACCTAGAGAATGCACTGACATTGTCTGATACCATGTAGACACCTGCAATGATAACTTTAACATACTCACTCTGTTCCACTGTCATTTTACTGCTCTTCCAATTTCCTTCTGATGAACAGTTGGTGTGCATAGCAAAAATCAATTAAGGATCTGGATAACTTGTTTTTTAGAGTTTTGTGGTGTCTACTTCTGATATATTGACATCAATGTTGTCAGTAGTAGCGAGGTAGAAGAAATAAGTAATGATAAAACCAAATCGACTTGAGCTTGAATCTGGCTCTGTCAATTTCTAGTTGAATGACCTTGGGTAATTTACTTGTTTTCAGGGTTAgttttcatatttgaaaaatgGGGATAGTCCTATCTAAATCACAGAACTATTATGAGTGTTAAATGaggtatatatttaaagaaatagggCACATACTGCATACTCAGTGCACACTGATTTCTCTAATGTCTCACATACTCCTTTCCTGAAAAGACTCATAAGCACTGTGGCTTTCCATTTTGAGAATATCTATCCTTGGCTCTCTCAAGGTTAGGgatacattttcttttcactaGACTCCCCTTTTCTATAAGTGACAATCAGGGGAGTAGCCCACAGCTGTTTTACTCACATGGACAGAAGTAAGTCCACCGGTCCCAGTTGCAAGGGTACCTAACAGCTGTATCCAGCCTTTCTAGTAGGCCAGAACTGGAGCCGAGTGGTAACGTTTCAAGGGCAAAGCTCTAGATGTAAAGAATGATATAACAAACCTAAATGAGCCCGAGCATATCTAGTGACAGATATGCCATGGCTATTCTAAATTATTCAAGCTTTCTCAGACTTCTAGCAGGAGAAACATAATTCATCACTGTTCCCTTTATTCTACTCTCATATAATGGCAAAggagcaaacaaaaaatacccCACCcctaaaaatttataataatcaCTCAAAATGGAGAAGAGTTGCTCTAGCACATGTAATATTTTTAGAACCATCCAATTTCTGGGAACCAACTTTGGAGGTAGaagttaaaaatgatttttcagtGCTCATGGGTGATTTCCTTACTTCTCTTTTGTTAGCATTTTGCTGGCAAAAAGCCAGTAAAACAGTTGTTTAATTACCCAGGACATCACAAACATGTAACCTCTTAGATAAGCTGTTACTGTATTTTAGCAGCAGTAATACTAGGGTCAAAAGTAACAAAGAAAATTAAGCTTCAAATAAGCAAACCTTAAAAGAACAGCTTCGTGTATTGAGAATAGTTAATAACTTTTTTAGGAAAATGTTACTGAAATGTGGTTTTTGGACAAGGAACTGACACTCTTCAGAGGTTAGATACCCTAATATTTAACAGGCTACCATTTGGTGGGCTGGCTGGCTGGTTACCCTGTAGCATAGCAAAGTTTGTTCTCATGTAATTATGCAACATTTAGACAATATCTTAATGATACCATGTAGTTCAGCTGAATCAGTCCAGCTGGAAATTGTAGGAGCATTCTGATTACCCAGCCACATGTGAAATTAAAGCTGTTTCAACCTCTACTATTCACTTGCTATGTCTTGATACAGATGTTCTTGGAAAACCTAAATTATTTATGGTTTGACATTATTTAACATAGCAAGCTCCACCCCCTTTCATTTTCAACCATTGATTAGGATTGCATTACTATATAAGATATTATAATTTTAACAGGGACTATTAGTTATCATTTATCACATGGGAGACGTATTAGTATATTTTAGACAGGGTGAAAATTTTCCACACTTGTTTTTACACGATAAAAATCGTATACTTTTCTCTTTGCAGATAATTCTTACTGTAAAAGATATTTGAATGTGTACACTGGAAACCATTTACTAAATGGTTCATCACACAGTGatcattattttagaaaatagcaATTTAAGTTGCATAAATAAACTACTATAGATTGCTCCTTACATCACATCATAAAGACACTTAAAATACAGCAATAGCAAAGTCAAGTTAGTGTAAAACAAAATTTGCTCAAGGTTAACACtctgaaattttattatatttctttgagttatttccatgaactaaaaatacaaagaatttcagtccctgtgaattttttttttttaactcccagCTCACTCTTCAGTAAGTGTTCGGGCCACTTCTTCCCCATCGTCCTACCTGGATGATATCACAACTATTTTGTTTTAGAAGtgaataaaagtattaaaattttaaattaataaccaTAACATCTATACATCATATCTAATAAATTCAGGTAACAAATTACtttggagcaaaaaaaaaaatgacattatttcagcCACTTCTTATGaataagaatggaaaaaatatagttAATGGACTATAGGTACATCTCTGGTAGTAAACATCAAATGGAATACTTTAAAACACTTACACAAATCTTGTTTATTACTTGTAAACATATTGTTAATTTTAGTAAATGGAAATAGCagctgaggaggaacagaagttAATGTTGAAGGTATGTGAGTCCCCAGATAAGCAAAATGTCTTATTTCttgtaaatctttattttaaaaagataatgctAGGTTCTGGTTAACTGTCTTTCCCATTAATACCAGATACTTTCTAGGCTAAGGAATCATGAAGTATATGACTCATGTATTTAAGTTAGCTAGCAAATATATGCTTGGAATTCCCAAACAACTGACACAAAAAAATCCTTTGAAAAGGTGACTTGGAACTACCATTGAGATAATGCTAAATGGtcattaaagatgtttaaatgtTATTGTCTACTGTCTTCAGTGTGCCATTACATAGCCTCAGGATCCTTTCAAATTGCAATCAATAGAGGATGAATAAGTCTCACCACTTGAAAGTAAGCAGGAAAGGAAGCCAACAGAGTAATCTGGCTTTGCTGGACTGATTCAGGAAGAGACACAATGTTCACTCCTCCTCTTCTAGTTCTCCCTCCCCCTACCCAACCCACGTCcctgcaagaaagaaagaagagaaagagctaaagaaggaaagaaaagagggagggagaaaggaaaaaagcaagaagTCCAAGGATGGGGCATAATTTGCACTGAGGTGAAAACCTCATCCTATGGGATAAACCAACACCATGGAAACAGACTTACGacttttactttgaaaataaaagaatgacaaTGAAATTTGTGTGAGGTCTGTGTGACTCCAGTCCCAGATGTTTACAGTGCTGTAGTACTATGGCTCTGCAATATGAGAGGTTTCAGAAGAAACGAGTACAACAGGACACCACAAAGCAGCGCATATGCTATTGACAATGCAGACATGAGCATCATGTTACCAAGAGAGAAGGCAGGCAGAAGACAAATAGCAGCGGTGGTGCCTGAAAAGCTAACTTCATGGACTGCAATCACTCAAACCAACAtgagggaccaaaaaaaaaaaaaaaaaaatcaaaaccagaaaaatgcTTTTGCTCCTATCTAGAGGGGTGGTAGGGtaaagggatgggggtgggggagagtgaaattgacttttctttcttaaataaagtTCCCATAAAGTCCCTATAATTGACAGAGGATAATTATTTTCAGCTTGAGGAAACTGTCCTGAAACTCTTAATAAGATTGCCAGCCAAAAGAACAAAATGTGTTTACTTGAGCCATTTCcagaagggagggaaaggagacctTGAGATGAGGTGGGGAAGGGCGATGGAGACAGAGAGGGGCATCTATGTACTGCAACAACTCTTGGGCGCCCTGCGTGGTCCCGCGAGTGACAAGCCAGAGAGACGGGGCGGGTAGGGTGGCGaagagcctgggggtggggagggagcgcGCTGCGGGGAGGGGGTGAGGCGGCGCAATGTATacacccggggtggggggggggtgatttAGTGTGAAAGTATTCCACTTAATCATTTTACAGGAGTTGGGGACGTAAATATTTAGCTGGCCACATCTGGAACAGATTcccccccctcccgccccggggtggggtggggtggataaTTGGAAGGAGGGGAGCGCGCATTTGTTACTTACTGTACGGGCAGTTCTCCTTCTTGGTACCGCTGACCTTCCCGTtctcaatcttgagaaagtactTGGTGAAAGAGAAGAGCTTTCTCCAGCGGACATCTCCTTGGAGGTGATTGTAGCTCCGCACATGCCTCCCCGcactggaaggagaggagaaagacgAGGAGGACGAGGAAGAAGAGGAGTTGGTGGCCTCTGGCGACACCATGCCCTGACCAAGGGCTTGGCAGGTGACAGGGACGGAAGACACTAAGAACAGCaacaagaagcagcagcagcagccgggCAGGTGGGGAAAGGCTGAGGCACAATGTGTCAATATCCATTTCCACATTGTACTGAAACTCTCGGCACTGGAAATTGTCTCATCAGAAGGAACATACTGGAACGGTAAGACCCGGTGCGAGGCAAGGAGACAGCTGGAGGTGGCGGCCGCTGGTTAGCTCCCTCTGGGCTCGGATCTGGCCAGAAGTGAAAGCACCAACATCCATAACTCCTCGGAAGGGCCGGCTGCCTCTTCTCGCTCCTTTCTCGGATCCGCTGCCGCGCGCCCCTCGGTCTCCCGGTGAATGTGGACGTGGGTGGCCGCAGTGGCAGGAGCTGGTGGTGGCCGTCGTGGTGCGGGTAACCCTCGATCTTCGCTCCCCCGGGAGTTACTTTGTTCTCCTCTTCACTCCTTTCTTCACCAtgttagatgcagaaaaaggtctGAAAAACAGATGACAGCACGGTGAACAAAACCcaaaggggctggggtgggaggctgggggaggtatCTGCGCCCTTCTGCGGTTGGCACCTTGTGGTCCCTCTCCGCACAGCCCCAGCTTGCCGGCCAGTTCTAAAAGTGAGTCCCTTTGGGTTGTCAGAACTGGAGTCAGGGGCCCGGTCGCCGTTGTTCTCTTCCccctcttgctttctctttttggtGGTGCCTGTTGATTTGAAGCCTCCAGAAAGTCACTTCTTGTTTGGAGGGGATGGCGGTTGGTGTTTTGTTTGGCCCTatttccctccccccgcccccccaccccttcctttggaaagcccGCTTGTAAACAGGTTGAAGCCTGGAGTCTAAATGTCAGTGATTCTAAGCCAGAGGTGGGCTCTGCCTCTGCTGGCCAAACCTCATTTGCAGGGGTGGAGAagcggggggcgggcggggggaaaGGGGGTCAAACGGCGGTGGGACATCTGAAACCCTCGGCTGCTGGGAACgccgaggagagggaggggggagggggcagggaggggggagagcaGGGGAGCGAGGAGAAGGGAGCGCGATGCCTCTGCCTGGAGCTCGGGGGCTGCGGGTCCCTTCCTCGCCACCCGGGCCGCCGCAGCCTGCAGCCTCCGCCAGCGCCTCCAGCTTGGGCTAATTGCTGCGGAAGCGTCCTTGTGCTGCAGCGCTGGTCACCGGAGCGAGCAGTATCCTCACGCTTTCCCAATTTTGCTGTCTTCCAGTCTGAACCAATCCCCTCTGGGGAGCCCCTTTCTCACTTGTTTTCCagtataggatttttttttttttttttttttccttttggcagtGAAGTACTTGAGAGCCACCTGGAGCCTGGGGCttggctgactttttttttcccccctcgcTCGCAGAAGCAGGGGAGGGCTGAGGGAGAAAACAGAAGATGCTGAGGATAAACCCTCCAAGGCAGTGGATTATAAACTGGTGGGAGCgagcaaagaaaaggaagacataattagcttcctttcctcctcttctgccaGCTTCCAAGGAGGTCTCTGCTTTAATGAATCACTGATTTCTCGCTTCCTTTGCTGAAGTAAAAAGTTCACACTTTGGCCCTCTCTGACTTTTAAGCTCAGGGAGATTTATCACCACCCTTAAAAGTCGCCTCTCTCGGCGCAAATGAAATCAGGGACCGAAATGACCGATTTCTGATTGCTAACAAGGGTCGTTTACAGAATAACGCGTGCACTTCAAAGCGAACTCACTTTATTGAGATTGCGAAGATTTAACCATACAATTTTGCCGAATATTCTGCTGTTTTCTAGGCAATTTCCTTTGCACTTTGCCATCAAGGGAGATGGCCCTTTCTTCTGTCttcaaattttaatgtttaaaggGCTCGATTTTACAATATAACTGTACCACCAGTCTCCCTCTCTTTTTCGCATTCACCACCCTGAAACTCCTTCATTGCTAATAAACTTGCTCATGTCTCAGGTACAGACAGAATCAAGTCCCTGGCTAGGCAGCCTTTGCCaaggattaagaggcacaaaggAGATACTGTGATAATCCGTTCCAACCTGAGtaagaattcctagagaatctcTTTAAGAATTACTCTAAACTAGGGACAGCCTGACTGGAAGAAGTGACTGAAGATGTATTGAAATAAAGTATTTATGTTCTGTAAGGCAGTTGGACCTTTGTGTTATGTTGAAGCATgtgaaattgccaatattttatggtttttgaccttcaaaagtggcagtttcatatggttcaacctaatttTTAGGCAGCTATCCTAAGAGGGTGAATCACTTCAAGGTGAACTTGGGAGTTTGACCTCTGCAACTGTAATTCGGAGGGAACTAATCGGGCGAGCTTGTGTATATACTACAAGCCAGAGTCCCTGCAATGTGCATTTGGTCTCAATCTTCATTGAAcaggagaaaagacaaagaaattaaaaaatctagCTTTGGAAATGGGCTTTAGGAATATTGCCTAATTATGTTGTTTGGTGACTTGAAAAATGACTTTACACACGTGctcttatagtttcctgtgcaTTCAGAGCCTTTGAAACAGAACATCTTAATACTAGAATCAGGATTTTAACTGCATTATTTATAAACCATTGCAATGCTTATTCAGAAGACTTTGACAATGTGGTGAACACAgtagatttttatatttaacGTAATTAGCTCTGATTTCTGTAGCTATTAATTGGAGAGTTAAGCAAATAAAGAGCATATGTCAAACAAGTCTGGCTCTTTCATTAAAGcatggatatttaaaaataaactcacagtGCTAATTTCAATTTTCTAGTTCACAGTTTTACACCTGAGCTGAAAAATGCCTAAAAAAGAGTGTAGTGTTTCTAAGGAAATAGAGTTTCAGCCCAGTTGTTCAGCAGAATGCAAATGTTTGAATTGACAAGTAATTAAACCTACatgttttttggggaaaaaaaatatgtttgatGAAACCGTACAATAAAAATCCTGCCATGAAAAGTTACAAAACACAGGAAGTTATTATTTTGAGGTTTCTCTGCACCAGGCATCAACAGTATTGGTGCCAACTTGAGatcctttcaattcttttaactCACAATAGACAACCCCCTACCCCAAACCTCGAAAgtagtctctctgtctctctctgcctctgtctctctctctctctcacacattcactctctctgtctctctttcacacacacacacatctaccaACTTTCTTCTCCAGTAGAAGAAGCTGTTCAGACATTTAAGTTagaggttttgtgtttttattctgtCCTAAATGGGAAAGATACATCTTTAAAACTGCCATACTAAAATCTGGTTGCAGCAGGTGCAGTGTTTAAAAATTCTAGAGCCCTTTCGCCTCTCTTCTGTACAGCGTGATGACAGGAAGGGCATTTACAAAACAGCGCAAAGGAAAAGCTGACATAGCTTTTTAGATTAtatctcattcttctttctcttttctgtacagcctttcttttatagcacagttGAATCCCTAAATACTCCACTGCTTTGCATTGTTAGGTCACCTCTTAGGTTAGCCCGAGAAAGCCTGAGAAAAGTTCCCCAGGAAAGATGCACTATTTAACGGAATTCAATCTCTCCCAATAGATTTGAATCACTAACATAAATGTATGAATGTAGATTATATCTCTGTAATGAGGCCTGAATCATTCTCAGTTACTTCAAAGGACTGAAATTCTACCTTCCTTTTTTAGCAGCAATAATCAGGTCTTAATGGATTCCTTTATTAATTGTTTCTCTGCAACGATTGAAAAGGACAGTACAAGCTTCAGATTAGAATGGTACCTACTAATTCTAAAAggcagtttttctcttttttccaaccTCTGGAAGGCATGCTTTATTTCTATGCCCTAAACATATCCAGTAGTGTTAGGCTAAATCTTTACTGGGGGAAATAGATGTGGCCTTTCGTTAAACACGATGTCTTGAGAAATTATTGAGGCTTTTAAAAGCAAGACTATGGCAGCAGCCATTGCAGAATCCTAAAATGTGGTTATTTGACCTTAGAGAAGCAGTTTGTGTATTTGCTTCCAGATCCTTCAGTAGCTATTCTGTTGAAGCAGTTTACATTTTAAGTGTGTATTTTCTGGATTCTTTATGTTGCCTGGCACTATCTGTGGTTCACTTACAAGATGTGTGTTCTATTATGTGCGATGTTATTGGCAGTGTCAGTAAGCTGCTTTAAATAATACTAAGTCAGGTCAAAAGTCAGCCAGGCTGTTCTACAAAGTAGACATGTGCAGGCCTCATTTTTGAAGTTTGCAGTGCAGCCTTTATGAGTATGTACTCcagctcattttttcttttggatacGGAAGATGCCAGTTTTAAGGCTTTGTTGGGGCTTGTGATCTTACCAGGATGCAGCTAGAGATGATGCTAATAGTCATAATATCtgggggaaaataaaatagtggtatcttatttgtttttaactaGGGGtttcaaatgaaaggaaaagaggtCTTACCTCATGGAGAGTAGTGTAATACTGCAGAGCCAGTGGGACTCTTAGCAATAATTGAATCTAACTCATTCATTTCATAGGTGAATGAACAACTGATGCCCAAGTCACTCAGTGGTAGAACAGAGTTTGGAACTCAGGTACTAGGTTATGGGCTAttgtcctaatttttttttttttaaataaatttatttatttatttttggctgtgttgggtcttcgtttctgtgcgagggctttctctagttgcggcaagcgggggcgcctcttcatcgcggtgcgcgggcctctcactatcgcggcctctcttgttgcggagcacaggctccagacgcgcaggctcagtagttgtggctcacgggccccgttgctccgcggcatgtgggatcttcccagaccagggctcgaacccgtgttccctgcattggcaggcagattctcaaccacctcgccaccagggaagccctattgtcctaattttttggtaacacctgtcttgtctattttctcttttcccctctctGCTCCTCTTCTCTTTATCATTGACCACTCATCACTCTAATGTCTGAGATGCCAGCGGGGAAATGATAAAAAGGGTTCGGAGGCTTTACTTATGGAAAACCAATATTTCTTTGTTACAGTAGATTAGCCagagaaaagtaataaaatagttTAGTGTTGAATTATTAAGTACCAGTTGACTagccaaataaatattgatatttatttgGCAAAGGGGGCTATTTTATCGAAGCCTGTGAAATGAACACAATTGGAAAGCAATGTATATACGTATTTCCAGAATAttcaaggattttttaaaatgtataatctgACTTTATAAGTTATCCGCCAGAAAATTTATGGCAACTTCTAGAAAAGTAGACATAATTTGATTCTGCTTTCTGTATTCTACTATTAAGTTTCCATAAAGCGGTATGATATTTCAGAGCACAGGTATTGgcttaaacaatttttttcaaagtttgaaACTAATGTAAATTTCCTATTCCCTAGCTTTCAGACAGACTTAATGATCTCttattgagaaggaaaaatggccAAGATGGTGAAAAGGAccttttgaaggaaaaaatattctatataaGGATGTTTAAATCATATAATAAATCGCCAAAAATTCCTGGAAACTGAACTCTGCATCTTGGCACCAAACACAACAAACATATTTCCACAAAGCTGCTGTTTGTCTCCTTCCAGCTGATGGTAAACAGAACCTTCCCTTGACAAAGCTGTGAAGTCTCTGAAgagttctgtttgttttctgtgttctcAGCTGTCCCTTTGTCAAACTGTGCCTCCTTTCACTTCAAGCTCTCTAGGTTTCTTAGTCCTGTATCCtagatcaaaattttaaacattttgatcTCAGTCATTTATGTTTGTGAATTGATTGGCAGGTCGTAGTGTTTTCTTTAAAGTTGCAGTGTTTtataacaacagacatttatggtATCTTCATTTCTCCATCCATTCACTAATTGGTTTTTATTCGACTAATGTTTATTGATACCTATTGTGTGCCAGCTGGGCATTGTACATTTTGCAGGATTTTACCAATAAATTAGAGCAATTTACCTTGCAAagagcatgaatgaatgaatgaatgaacaaatgaatgacttTAGGCACTTTATTATTGATGGACAAAACAGGGTTATCTTAGGACTCAGACAGCAAATGGAGAGattgagaagagaaagaagagcccCTGAAATTTCTTTCTGGTTGTTCTACTCCTTACAGGAAGAGCTGAAGGAAACCCTGAACTCTATTCTCAGCTTCATGAAGGGGCAAGCCTCGATCTCT
It encodes:
- the FGF10 gene encoding fibroblast growth factor 10 is translated as MWKWILTHCASAFPHLPGCCCCFLLLFLVSSVPVTCQALGQGMVSPEATNSSSSSSSSSFSSPSSAGRHVRSYNHLQGDVRWRKLFSFTKYFLKIENGKVSGTKKENCPYSILEITSVEIGVVAVKAINSNYYLAMNKKGKLYGSKEFNNDCKLKERIEENGYNTYASFNWQHNGRQMYVALNGKGAPRRGQKTRRKNTSAHFLPMVVHS